A section of the Campylobacter porcelli genome encodes:
- the waaF gene encoding lipopolysaccharide heptosyltransferase II: MKIFIELPTWLGDGVMSSAAIANIRANFKDVDFTFFGSHASTALFEKSGNIIIDRSKKSKFRLLYLYKFAKSLPKFDAFISFRSHLASKALAFFIGAKKSAIYKTINPKDHLVIDYLNFSSKALNIDILTNKLELDFTPVKYPKPTLGINPGATYGSAKRWYPSYFAEVATELSDKFDIVIFGGIGESEICHQISEILSTNSVPHQNLCGKTTISELASYIAGLKLFITNDSGPMHIAAAFKTPTIALFGPTNFTRTSPYNNPNARLAHLSLDCMPCMKRVCPLGTHECMKALKPDVVLNLINELN; this comes from the coding sequence GTGAAAATATTCATTGAGTTGCCAACTTGGCTTGGCGATGGAGTTATGAGTAGTGCTGCAATAGCCAATATAAGAGCGAATTTCAAAGATGTGGATTTTACATTTTTTGGCTCACACGCCTCAACGGCTCTATTTGAAAAGAGCGGAAATATCATCATAGACAGATCCAAAAAATCCAAATTCCGCCTACTCTATCTATATAAATTCGCCAAATCCCTACCGAAATTTGATGCTTTCATCAGTTTTAGAAGCCACCTTGCCTCTAAGGCTTTAGCGTTTTTTATAGGCGCTAAAAAAAGCGCCATCTATAAAACAATAAATCCAAAAGATCATCTTGTAATTGACTATTTAAATTTCAGCTCCAAAGCCCTAAATATAGATATTTTAACTAATAAATTAGAGCTTGATTTTACCCCAGTTAAATACCCTAAGCCAACCCTAGGTATAAATCCAGGTGCTACCTATGGAAGTGCCAAAAGATGGTATCCAAGCTACTTTGCCGAGGTGGCGACTGAATTAAGCGATAAATTTGATATTGTGATATTTGGCGGGATCGGAGAAAGTGAAATTTGCCATCAAATTAGTGAAATTCTATCTACAAATAGCGTCCCCCACCAAAATCTCTGTGGCAAGACAACTATCAGCGAACTAGCTAGTTATATAGCTGGGCTTAAGCTCTTTATCACTAATGATAGTGGCCCCATGCATATAGCCGCAGCTTTCAAAACTCCTACCATAGCACTATTTGGGCCGACTAATTTTACTCGCACTAGCCCATATAATAACCCAAATGCTAGACTAGCTCATCTAAGCTTAGATTGTATGCCATGTATGAAAAGAGTATGCCCTCTTGGCACTCATGAGTGTATGAAGGCACTAAAACCTGATGTGGTTTTAAATTTAATTAATGAGCTTAACTAA
- the gmhA gene encoding D-sedoheptulose 7-phosphate isomerase codes for MMSIFSDELRSHLEVANSVLSVEEQVMKVANIVTDTLKNGNKIIICGNGGSAADAQHFAAELTGRYKSERASLGAIALSTDTSAITAIGNDYGYDMVFSRQLSGVGRAGDLLVAISTSGNSQNVLKAIQVAKENGIKSVGLSGKGGGAMNDACDINIVVPSNDTARIQEMHILIIHTICAAVDGAFS; via the coding sequence ATTATGAGTATATTTAGTGATGAGTTAAGGTCGCATTTAGAGGTGGCGAATTCGGTTTTGTCTGTGGAAGAGCAAGTGATGAAGGTGGCAAATATCGTTACAGATACGCTTAAAAATGGTAATAAAATAATCATTTGTGGCAATGGTGGAAGTGCAGCTGATGCTCAACATTTTGCCGCTGAGCTTACAGGTAGATACAAAAGCGAGAGAGCTTCTCTAGGGGCTATAGCACTTAGTACCGATACATCTGCGATTACTGCTATTGGCAATGACTATGGATATGATATGGTATTTTCAAGGCAACTTAGCGGAGTTGGTAGGGCTGGGGATTTGCTAGTTGCGATTAGCACTAGTGGAAATAGTCAAAATGTCTTAAAAGCTATCCAAGTAGCTAAGGAAAATGGGATAAAAAGCGTTGGATTAAGTGGCAAGGGCGGTGGAGCGATGAATGATGCGTGTGATATAAATATCGTAGTTCCATCTAATGACACGGCTAGAATTCAAGAGATGCATATTTTGATAATTCATACGATTTGCGCAGCTGTGGATGGGGCGTTTAGTTAA
- the rfaE1 gene encoding D-glycero-beta-D-manno-heptose-7-phosphate kinase, which produces MSRVLVVGDLMIDHYIWGSCDRISPEAPVQVVNIKNETKRLGGCGNVVSNLIALGAEVGVISVVGDDELGSEILKLLKDRGAKAELVIAQKGRKSSQKSRVMVTHQQVLRLDTESTSDIDCADEIVGKFQGILDSYDIVLLSDYGKGVLSDYLTKQIISITKNSSKMVLVDPKGKDYSKYKGATLLTPNKKEASEALGFVIDSDEKLELALKTMKMNYELEYSLITLSEDGIGLLAQKMVKFPALAKEVFDVTGAGDSVLATLGYCLASKMSIEDAIDNANLAAAVVVGKVGSADASWGEIESLKSKKIGFERKLVKLDELLKVDRSGKSLVFTNGCFDILHFGHISYLQKAKMLGDILVVGLNSDSSVRGLKGDSRPVNTQFDRAAMLCAMEFVDFVVIFDDDTPYEMIKAIGPDVLVKGADYEGKVVVGSDFAKRVELIEFVEGKSTTNIIEKIRN; this is translated from the coding sequence ATGAGTAGAGTGTTGGTAGTTGGGGATTTGATGATTGATCACTATATATGGGGGAGTTGTGATCGCATAAGCCCAGAAGCCCCAGTTCAAGTAGTAAATATAAAAAATGAGACCAAAAGATTAGGCGGTTGTGGGAATGTAGTTTCGAATTTAATCGCTCTTGGGGCTGAAGTTGGCGTAATAAGCGTAGTTGGCGATGATGAGTTAGGTAGTGAAATTTTAAAGCTTTTAAAAGATCGTGGCGCAAAAGCTGAGCTAGTGATCGCACAAAAAGGACGCAAATCTAGCCAAAAAAGCCGTGTAATGGTAACTCATCAACAGGTTCTTAGGCTAGATACAGAGAGCACTAGCGATATTGATTGTGCTGATGAGATAGTGGGTAAATTCCAAGGCATTTTGGATAGTTATGATATTGTTTTGTTAAGTGATTATGGCAAGGGGGTTTTGAGTGATTATCTAACAAAACAGATAATCTCAATTACCAAAAACAGCTCCAAAATGGTCTTAGTAGATCCTAAAGGGAAAGATTATAGCAAATACAAGGGCGCAACACTTCTAACGCCGAATAAAAAAGAGGCAAGCGAGGCTTTGGGGTTTGTGATTGATAGTGATGAGAAATTGGAATTAGCTCTAAAAACTATGAAGATGAATTACGAGCTTGAGTATTCTTTGATCACTTTAAGCGAAGATGGGATAGGGCTTTTGGCTCAAAAGATGGTTAAATTCCCAGCTTTAGCAAAAGAGGTTTTTGATGTTACGGGTGCGGGGGATAGTGTCTTGGCTACTTTGGGGTATTGCCTAGCTAGTAAGATGAGTATCGAAGATGCTATAGATAATGCGAATTTAGCCGCAGCCGTGGTGGTAGGAAAGGTAGGAAGTGCGGACGCTAGTTGGGGAGAGATAGAGAGCTTAAAGAGCAAAAAGATAGGTTTTGAGCGAAAATTAGTAAAACTTGATGAGCTTTTGAAAGTTGATAGAAGTGGCAAGAGCTTGGTATTTACAAATGGGTGCTTTGATATTTTACATTTTGGGCATATTAGCTATTTACAAAAGGCTAAGATGCTTGGCGATATATTGGTTGTTGGGTTGAATTCAGATAGTTCAGTTAGGGGCTTAAAAGGTGATAGCAGACCGGTAAATACGCAGTTTGATAGGGCGGCTATGCTGTGTGCTATGGAATTTGTGGATTTTGTAGTGATATTTGATGATGATACGCCTTATGAGATGATTAAGGCTATTGGGCCTGATGTGCTAGTTAAGGGTGCTGATTATGAAGGCAAGGTGGTTGTAGGTAGTGATTTTGCTAAAAGAGTTGAGTTGATTGAATTTGTAGAGGGCAAGAGTACTACAAATATAATAGAAAAAATAAGAAATTAA
- the rfaD gene encoding ADP-glyceromanno-heptose 6-epimerase: protein MRVLITGGAGFIGSNLAKHFMSENEVLVVDKFRSNETFSNGNLKSFGHYKNLIGFRGQIHCGDICDRDTIKKMRDFAPDVIYHQAAISDTTVAEQDEIMRVNLNSFKSILDIAYENGSKVIYASSGATYGNAPSPQSVGVGENPGNVYGFSKLMMDEMGREYHAKTRLHIVGLRYFNVYGDGEFFKNKTASMVLQFGLQILSGNAPRLFEESDKIKRDFVYIKDIILANELAINGDSGVYNVGTGNARSFQDIADILQREIGVSLGNEYIKNPFASQYQYFTQADISLTKIGLKYEPKYSLEDGIREYLPAIKRIYNSEFRK from the coding sequence ATGAGAGTATTGATAACTGGCGGAGCGGGATTTATAGGCTCGAATTTGGCTAAGCATTTTATGAGTGAGAATGAGGTTTTGGTGGTGGATAAATTCCGCTCTAATGAGACTTTTAGCAATGGAAATTTAAAAAGCTTTGGCCATTATAAAAATTTAATTGGCTTTAGGGGCCAAATTCATTGCGGAGATATATGCGATAGAGATACTATTAAAAAAATGCGTGATTTTGCTCCAGATGTGATATATCATCAGGCCGCTATCTCTGATACTACGGTGGCTGAACAAGATGAGATTATGAGAGTGAATTTAAATTCATTTAAAAGCATTCTTGATATAGCATATGAAAATGGCTCTAAAGTGATATACGCTAGTAGCGGTGCGACATATGGAAATGCTCCAAGCCCACAAAGCGTAGGCGTGGGCGAAAATCCTGGTAATGTCTATGGATTTAGTAAGCTTATGATGGACGAAATGGGGCGTGAGTATCATGCTAAAACAAGGCTTCATATAGTTGGGCTTAGATATTTTAATGTATATGGAGATGGGGAGTTTTTTAAAAACAAAACCGCTTCTATGGTTTTACAATTTGGCTTACAAATTTTAAGCGGCAACGCCCCAAGACTCTTTGAAGAAAGTGATAAGATAAAAAGGGATTTTGTATATATAAAAGATATAATCTTAGCCAATGAACTAGCTATAAATGGCGATAGCGGAGTCTATAATGTCGGCACAGGCAATGCTAGAAGCTTTCAAGATATCGCTGATATCTTACAGCGAGAAATCGGCGTAAGCTTAGGCAATGAATATATCAAAAATCCATTTGCATCACAATATCAATACTTCACTCAAGCTGATATATCGCTTACAAAAATTGGCTTAAAATATGAGCCAAAATATAGCCTTGAAGATGGGATAAGAGAGTATTTGCCAGCGATAAAGCGAATTTATAATAGCGAGTTTAGAAAATGA
- the gmhB gene encoding D-glycero-beta-D-manno-heptose 1,7-bisphosphate 7-phosphatase, producing the protein MEKIKALFLDRDGVINKDPGYVYRIEDFEFMPGIFEALSGFMALGFEIFVVTNQSGIGRKYYTQADFDNLSYYMISEFKKRGVSIKKIYYCPHTPDDNCSCRKPKSGMFLQALSEFDIDMKSSIMIGDKKSDIEAASGAGVGKSFLIDGDKFSSVLDILECVKGYE; encoded by the coding sequence ATGGAAAAGATTAAAGCACTATTTTTAGATCGTGATGGGGTGATAAATAAAGACCCAGGATATGTTTATCGCATAGAGGATTTTGAGTTTATGCCTGGAATTTTTGAGGCTTTAAGTGGTTTTATGGCACTTGGATTTGAAATTTTTGTAGTTACAAATCAGTCAGGAATAGGTCGTAAATACTATACCCAAGCTGATTTTGATAATCTTAGTTACTATATGATTAGTGAGTTTAAAAAAAGAGGCGTAAGTATCAAAAAGATATATTATTGCCCTCACACTCCAGATGATAATTGTAGTTGTAGAAAGCCAAAATCTGGTATGTTTTTACAAGCTTTGAGTGAGTTTGATATAGATATGAAAAGCTCAATTATGATAGGGGATAAAAAAAGCGATATAGAGGCTGCTAGCGGTGCTGGAGTTGGCAAGAGCTTTTTGATTGATGGGGATAAATTTAGTAGTGTTTTAGATATTTTAGAGTGTGTAAAGGGATATGAATGA
- a CDS encoding c-type cytochrome, protein MKKIVLLVALACVGAFAADGAAIYKKCAVCHGAKAEKKYLNKVPALVDTDPVQRLADMKAYKAGTLNDGKGKINMGAIMKGQMATLSDADMEAVSNYISTLK, encoded by the coding sequence ATGAAAAAAATAGTTCTATTGGTTGCATTAGCCTGTGTTGGTGCATTCGCTGCTGATGGTGCTGCAATATACAAAAAATGTGCAGTTTGTCATGGTGCTAAAGCTGAAAAAAAATATTTAAATAAAGTTCCAGCTCTAGTTGATACAGATCCAGTTCAAAGATTAGCTGATATGAAAGCTTACAAAGCTGGTACATTAAATGATGGTAAAGGTAAAATCAATATGGGTGCTATCATGAAAGGTCAAATGGCAACTCTAAGCGATGCTGATATGGAAGCTGTAAGCAACTACATCTCAACTCTTAAATAA
- the ccoS gene encoding cbb3-type cytochrome oxidase assembly protein CcoS, with product MGGVIAIMLGISTLLGALALFGLLWGVKTKQFDDYSKFLDGTKFDSEDALNDAVNLENRKKELMKNKGYRPPD from the coding sequence ATGGGTGGCGTAATAGCTATAATGCTTGGAATATCAACTTTACTTGGTGCGTTGGCACTTTTTGGGCTTTTATGGGGTGTAAAAACCAAGCAATTTGATGACTATTCTAAGTTTTTAGATGGGACTAAATTTGATAGTGAAGATGCACTAAATGACGCTGTAAATTTAGAAAATCGTAAAAAAGAGCTAATGAAAAATAAGGGATATAGACCGCCAGATTAA
- a CDS encoding heavy metal translocating P-type ATPase: MGNFICLHCKGEFDKSAIITDESGHEFCCNGCKSVYNFLNSHNLGEFYDKLGNQKHFKAPNLAKIDSEAFYKNYVRNSDGFCEIYLIIDGIHCSACVWLNEKVLISSDGVVDFSLNSATHKAYIKWDDSVIKLDEILRKINSIGYIPIPYDPKKADLRASQKRREFYSKMLVGLFCTMNIMWVAVALYGGYFSGMSDDIKDILHFAEFVLASPVLFYTGSEFYKGAYLAIKNRQANMDLSICAGASIAYFYSVYAMLSRSGEVYFDSVAMIITFVFIGKFLEVISKKKSIDTIDSLGTLLVNQIYVKSKDKFELKDVNDIKPGEIIKVRSGERVMIDGVVASGAGSFDLSSITGESLPVTISSGQSIISGAVCVDGSVEYRASEIFKSSILSKIIDLLNKASFKKPKIELLANQISAKFSLTILLLGILTFAIWLFNSGEISKGVIVAVSVIIIACPCALSLATPVATLIALGSAMRGGIIFKEARIIENLAKCGCVVFDKTGTLSKSKLKVVKATKFKEYNQDLLYSLAISSIHPVSVAIRDFSLGEQLNLSDITNHNGLGMSAKYGDLNIYGGSAKFMNYMGFGEFEASGLSYYFAVDKEVVAKFELEDELREESKAIINELKNDGYKVVMLTGDNELTASKIANTLGISEFYASQNPIEKSQIIQRLNSKTPVVMVGDGINDAVALSMASVGICMGSGAQISIEKSDVVLLNDDLNSLLKALKLSKLTFRTIKQNLGFTLFYNALTIPLAMMGYIIPLFAAISMSLSSIIVVLNSTKIRLKG, translated from the coding sequence ATGGGAAATTTTATCTGTTTGCACTGCAAGGGCGAGTTTGACAAAAGTGCGATAATCACTGATGAGAGCGGACATGAGTTTTGCTGTAATGGGTGTAAGAGCGTATATAATTTTTTAAATTCCCATAATTTAGGCGAATTTTATGATAAATTAGGCAATCAAAAACACTTCAAAGCACCAAATTTGGCCAAAATTGATAGCGAGGCATTTTATAAAAATTATGTTAGAAATAGCGATGGATTTTGCGAAATTTATCTTATAATTGATGGAATTCACTGCTCAGCTTGCGTATGGCTAAATGAAAAGGTGCTTATATCAAGCGATGGGGTTGTTGATTTTAGCTTAAATTCAGCTACACATAAGGCCTATATAAAGTGGGATGATAGCGTAATAAAATTAGATGAAATCCTACGCAAAATTAACTCCATAGGCTACATACCAATCCCATACGATCCTAAAAAAGCAGATTTAAGAGCGAGTCAAAAACGGCGAGAATTTTACTCTAAGATGCTTGTTGGGCTCTTTTGTACTATGAATATTATGTGGGTGGCGGTGGCTTTGTATGGTGGGTATTTCAGCGGAATGAGCGATGATATCAAGGATATTTTACATTTTGCTGAGTTTGTTTTGGCCTCTCCTGTGCTGTTTTATACAGGAAGTGAGTTTTACAAAGGGGCGTATCTTGCCATTAAAAATCGCCAAGCTAATATGGATTTAAGCATTTGTGCTGGAGCTAGTATAGCGTATTTTTACTCAGTTTATGCGATGTTAAGCAGGAGTGGCGAAGTATATTTTGACTCTGTGGCTATGATTATTACCTTTGTATTTATAGGCAAATTTCTTGAAGTAATTAGCAAGAAAAAATCCATTGATACTATTGACTCTCTTGGAACTCTTTTGGTAAATCAAATTTATGTAAAATCCAAAGATAAATTTGAGCTAAAAGATGTAAATGATATTAAGCCAGGAGAGATTATCAAGGTGCGTAGTGGTGAGCGAGTGATGATAGATGGGGTCGTGGCTAGTGGGGCTGGGAGCTTTGATCTATCTAGCATTACAGGGGAGAGCTTACCAGTTACAATTAGCAGCGGTCAAAGCATTATAAGTGGAGCTGTGTGCGTAGATGGAAGTGTGGAATATAGGGCTAGCGAGATATTTAAAAGCTCAATTCTTAGCAAAATAATTGATCTATTAAATAAAGCAAGTTTTAAGAAGCCAAAAATTGAGCTTTTAGCTAATCAAATTTCAGCTAAATTCTCTCTAACTATCCTCTTGCTAGGGATTTTGACATTTGCGATTTGGCTTTTTAATAGCGGAGAGATTAGCAAAGGGGTGATAGTAGCTGTAAGCGTGATTATAATCGCTTGTCCGTGTGCTTTAAGCCTTGCTACTCCGGTGGCTACGCTAATAGCCTTAGGTAGTGCGATGCGTGGCGGGATAATATTTAAAGAAGCTAGGATAATTGAGAATTTAGCTAAGTGCGGTTGCGTGGTATTTGATAAAACTGGCACACTATCAAAATCCAAGCTTAAGGTGGTTAAAGCTACAAAATTTAAAGAGTATAATCAAGATTTATTATACTCATTAGCCATCTCTTCCATCCATCCAGTAAGCGTGGCAATTAGGGATTTTAGCCTAGGAGAGCAGCTAAATTTAAGCGATATAACCAATCACAATGGACTAGGAATGAGCGCAAAATATGGTGATTTAAATATTTATGGCGGTAGTGCGAAATTTATGAATTATATGGGGTTTGGAGAGTTTGAGGCTAGTGGGCTTAGCTACTATTTTGCTGTGGATAAAGAGGTGGTGGCTAAATTTGAGCTTGAAGATGAGCTAAGAGAGGAATCCAAAGCTATAATTAATGAGCTAAAAAATGATGGATATAAGGTAGTAATGCTAACAGGCGATAATGAACTCACGGCCTCTAAAATCGCTAACACTCTTGGAATTAGTGAATTTTATGCTAGTCAAAATCCTATTGAAAAATCGCAAATAATACAGAGACTAAACTCAAAAACCCCAGTTGTGATGGTAGGCGATGGCATTAATGACGCAGTGGCGTTAAGTATGGCAAGTGTGGGGATATGTATGGGAAGTGGAGCACAAATTAGCATAGAAAAAAGCGATGTGGTGCTATTAAATGATGATTTAAATTCGCTCCTAAAAGCGTTAAAATTATCAAAGCTTACATTTAGGACTATTAAGCAAAATTTAGGATTTACTCTATTTTATAATGCTTTAACCATACCACTTGCTATGATGGGCTATATAATACCGCTATTTGCAGCAATTTCTATGTCTTTAAGCTCTATAATTGTGGTTTTAAACTCAACCAAAATACGATTAAAAGGATAA
- a CDS encoding ribose-phosphate pyrophosphokinase: protein MRGYKIFSGTANVEFSKMVAKYLGIPLSEASIKRFSDGEISVQIGESVRGKDVFIIQPTCAPANINLMELLILTDALKRSSASSITAVVPYFGYARQDRKAAPRVPITAKLVANMMQTAGIDRVVTMDLHAGQIQGFFDIPVDNLYGTIVFLDYVKSKNLKNPIVASPDVGGVARARSLAKSLNLDMVIVDKRREKANESEVMNIIGDVNGKDVILIDDMIDTAGTIVKAAEVFKKNGATSVMAFCTHPVLSGPAYDRINSGALDELVTTDTIPLKEQSPYIKVLSTAPLFGEVIRRVYHDESVNSLFY from the coding sequence ATGCGTGGATATAAGATTTTTTCTGGGACAGCAAATGTGGAATTTTCTAAAATGGTAGCAAAATATTTGGGAATTCCATTAAGTGAAGCAAGTATAAAGCGTTTTAGCGATGGTGAGATTAGTGTCCAAATCGGTGAGAGTGTGCGTGGTAAAGATGTCTTTATCATTCAGCCAACCTGTGCGCCAGCTAATATAAATTTGATGGAGCTTTTAATCTTAACAGACGCTCTAAAACGCTCAAGTGCTAGCTCTATAACTGCGGTTGTGCCATATTTTGGCTATGCTAGACAAGATAGAAAAGCCGCTCCAAGAGTACCAATCACAGCCAAACTAGTAGCAAATATGATGCAAACTGCTGGGATCGATAGAGTAGTTACTATGGATCTTCACGCTGGGCAAATTCAAGGCTTTTTTGATATTCCAGTTGATAATCTATATGGAACGATCGTATTTTTAGACTATGTAAAAAGTAAAAATCTTAAAAATCCTATTGTCGCAAGCCCTGATGTAGGTGGCGTAGCTCGTGCTAGAAGTCTTGCTAAGAGCTTAAATTTAGATATGGTAATAGTAGATAAACGCCGAGAAAAGGCCAATGAAAGCGAAGTTATGAATATAATAGGCGATGTAAATGGCAAGGATGTGATTTTAATAGATGATATGATAGATACAGCTGGAACTATAGTAAAGGCTGCTGAGGTATTTAAGAAAAATGGCGCCACAAGCGTAATGGCATTTTGTACTCATCCTGTTTTAAGTGGCCCAGCATATGATAGGATAAATAGCGGGGCATTAGATGAGCTAGTAACGACTGATACCATCCCACTTAAAGAGCAAAGCCCGTATATCAAGGTTTTAAGCACTGCTCCGCTATTTGGCGAAGTAATCCGTAGAGTATATCACGATGAGAGCGTAAATAGCTTGTTTTATTAA
- a CDS encoding glycosyltransferase yields MKKPYKSGILLAATNNSAFAIGAMVANITEVMSGEVDVFYIVHDGFTQSEMEAFCRLCDGIKIKFISFTKDDFITKIQAFGDKNSANLNSPFLSRWTHMAYGMFEPLLLLDECECIIYLDFDIMLLKGIGKLFKFKNYHFGAHRGKSLLNPTLKDYNGKFRSYRVYRSGIVAYYDTIPNPKECYKQIYNYSTKYGVNDQGVLSLLILNSNFKVKELGYEYTGSTYWRKSIGYSIIHAWGRDGRFWNNELVYQFWGEIWNSYYQKWLKYGGSEYKGGFICKANYAIERIRYHLAYKLGYAMVQNYYSIFGKFKLPFILLAIYLRHRCEQKEYFKIIQNKPHLKVPPIEHYEDYKSALKERQSIPYKLGLALIKATKNWHKGGFVKLYFDIKNIKNEYNQ; encoded by the coding sequence ATGAAAAAACCATATAAAAGCGGTATTTTATTAGCAGCAACTAATAATTCCGCCTTTGCCATTGGGGCAATGGTAGCTAATATCACTGAGGTGATGAGTGGCGAGGTGGATGTATTTTATATTGTTCATGATGGATTTACTCAAAGTGAGATGGAGGCATTTTGTAGGCTTTGCGATGGTATAAAAATCAAATTTATTAGCTTTACTAAGGATGATTTCATCACTAAAATTCAAGCTTTTGGCGATAAAAATAGCGCTAATTTAAATTCCCCATTTCTCTCTCGTTGGACGCATATGGCTTATGGAATGTTTGAGCCGCTTTTGCTACTTGATGAGTGTGAGTGTATAATATATCTTGATTTTGATATTATGCTGCTTAAGGGGATTGGCAAGCTTTTTAAATTTAAAAATTACCATTTTGGAGCGCACCGAGGCAAAAGCTTATTAAACCCAACGCTTAAAGATTATAATGGTAAATTTAGAAGCTATAGGGTCTATAGAAGCGGTATTGTAGCCTACTATGATACAATACCAAATCCAAAAGAGTGTTATAAGCAAATTTATAATTACAGCACCAAATATGGAGTAAATGACCAAGGGGTGCTTAGTCTATTAATATTAAATAGTAATTTTAAAGTCAAAGAGCTAGGCTATGAATATACAGGTAGCACATATTGGCGTAAAAGTATCGGATATAGTATTATTCACGCTTGGGGAAGAGATGGGAGATTTTGGAATAATGAGCTAGTTTATCAATTTTGGGGAGAAATTTGGAATAGCTATTATCAAAAATGGTTAAAATATGGCGGTAGCGAGTATAAAGGTGGCTTTATTTGCAAGGCAAATTACGCTATAGAGCGAATAAGATATCATCTAGCTTACAAGCTTGGGTATGCAATGGTACAAAATTACTATAGTATATTTGGAAAATTTAAACTACCTTTTATTTTATTAGCTATTTATTTAAGGCATAGATGCGAACAAAAAGAGTATTTTAAGATAATCCAAAACAAACCACACCTCAAAGTCCCACCGATAGAGCATTATGAGGATTATAAATCCGCCTTAAAAGAAAGGCAAAGCATACCATATAAACTTGGCTTAGCCTTGATAAAAGCTACTAAAAACTGGCATAAAGGTGGATTTGTAAAATTATATTTTGATATTAAAAATATTAAAAATGAGTATAATCAGTAA
- a CDS encoding capsule biosynthesis protein encodes MNKRAMILRSIKDIKQHKECLNRLDSFKTVIYIMVVVIFYYVFIAADRYVSEVSLTVKSTDGSSQVALSGIESLVGIPSSSTEDIKHLQEYIKSLDMLQKLDEKINLRSLYEKQKLDLFFRIYSSTSKESYLQYYRNRIHILFDDATGLLNVAVEGFSPEDARTISAAILEECERFINEISHNIAREQLRFAQGELENAKQKYKDAKNELLAFQNQYGIFDPQSLVQTKAGFITDIELQISKKETELNTMRSYLNENAPEILALKAELRAHKEQLEKEKRKVASNVSQNRLNDVVAQFEALYLNLNFAEDVYKTAIKAVETTRIGIGRKAKQLVVIQSPYEPQSAKYPDKMYNIITIFIILTLIFGIVRLIRAIIDEHRY; translated from the coding sequence TTGAATAAAAGAGCTATGATTTTAAGATCAATTAAGGATATAAAACAGCATAAAGAGTGTCTAAATAGACTTGATAGTTTTAAAACTGTGATTTATATAATGGTCGTGGTAATATTTTATTATGTATTTATTGCAGCTGATAGATATGTAAGCGAGGTATCATTGACCGTTAAATCTACAGATGGAAGCTCCCAGGTTGCACTTAGTGGGATAGAGAGTTTAGTTGGCATTCCATCTAGTTCAACTGAGGATATTAAGCATTTACAAGAGTATATTAAATCCCTTGATATGCTCCAAAAACTTGATGAAAAGATAAATTTAAGATCGCTTTATGAGAAGCAAAAGCTAGATCTATTTTTCCGTATCTATTCATCAACTAGCAAAGAGAGTTATTTACAGTATTATAGAAATAGAATTCACATACTATTTGATGATGCTACTGGGCTTTTAAATGTTGCTGTGGAGGGCTTTAGCCCTGAAGATGCTCGCACTATTTCAGCTGCTATTTTAGAAGAGTGTGAGAGATTTATAAATGAAATTTCACACAATATTGCTAGAGAGCAGTTACGATTTGCTCAAGGTGAGTTAGAAAATGCTAAGCAAAAATATAAAGATGCTAAAAATGAGCTTTTAGCTTTTCAAAATCAATATGGTATCTTCGATCCGCAAAGTTTGGTACAAACCAAGGCTGGATTTATCACAGATATAGAGTTGCAAATTTCTAAAAAAGAGACCGAGCTAAATACAATGAGAAGCTATCTAAATGAGAATGCGCCTGAAATTTTAGCGTTGAAAGCTGAATTAAGAGCGCATAAAGAGCAGTTAGAAAAAGAAAAACGCAAGGTAGCATCAAATGTATCGCAAAATCGATTAAATGATGTTGTGGCACAATTTGAAGCTTTATATCTAAATTTAAACTTTGCTGAAGATGTCTATAAAACGGCTATTAAGGCAGTTGAGACAACTAGAATTGGGATAGGCAGAAAGGCTAAGCAACTAGTGGTAATCCAAAGTCCATATGAGCCACAAAGTGCCAAATATCCAGATAAAATGTATAATATTATCACAATTTTTATAATTTTGACATTGATATTTGGTATTGTTAGGCTTATTCGTGCTATTATCGATGAGCATAGATATTAA